The DNA window CGCCGAAACTCATCCTCTTTGGACGGATCAATGGTATAATCTAAAACATTCTCGGCTAAATACTGGGCATCCGGACCCAGCCCCACCTCATCCAACAGATCCAGGCACACGTGAATCCCCAGACTTTTAGCATCTGGCAACGGATAGATCAGATGGCGAAAAAGCCCCCGCGCCGCCGGGACTTTGAAATAGGAGCCCTTGCAATACTTGATTAGGAAATCCCGTTGCGCATAATCGAATCCCAGCTGGTTCGCCACGTCCAGCGAGTCCAGGCCGGCCGCATTCACTACCCGCTCAGCCTGGATGGTGATCGTGTCACCCCCGGCGTCCATCATGACCAGATCATACCCGCCCGGAATGGTGGTCATATCGGTGAACCTGGTCAGCACCACCAAATCACCACCGGCCGCTTGAAACTCTCCCGCCAGATGCCGCAACCAGCTGTCAACCGACAGAATGCCGCTACTGGGGCTGTATAAGGCCGGATAGCAGGACAGCTGATCGTAGAGCCTTCGGATCTCCTTTCCCTCCACTAGCTCCAGATCCGTCACGCCGTTGATGCTACCCCGCTCCGCCAGCTGTCGAAGCTCGGCCTCCTGGTCAGGAGAAGCTATAACATATTTGCCACAGCGCCGGAAGGGAAGGTTGTTCCGCTCGAGATACTTATAAAGCTGTTCCTTGCCCTCGACACACAAATTGGCTTTTAAGGAGCCAGGGAGATAATAAAGCCCGGCATGGATCACTTCACTATTCCGCGAACTGATGCCTCGGCCAATGTCCGCTTCCTTTTCCACCACCAGGCACTGCCAGCCTCGCTCCACTTGAAAGTACCGGGCTATGCATAAGCCGACGGCACCTGCCCCGATGATCACCAGATCATACATCTATTGGCGATGCTAGAGTTCGATCCCGTCCCGGCGGTTCTGCCTCTTCCAGTAAAATGCAAACGGGCCTAGCGCCAGGAAAGAGCTTTTGACAGAGGCAACCTTCCCGATCCAGCTTTCCTCCCACTTCAGCAGATCTTCCCGCAGTTTGTTGCGAGTGTGCGCCAGCTGACGGCCTTTCTCGGTTGCCAACTCCGTAACCATGTTTCTCTCAAGCTCGTCCCGCTCCTTTGAATAATCAGCAATCAGGCGGGGAGCCAGTAACAGGGCTCTATGTAATTTCTCGTGCCGCCACCAGAGACTCTCTTCATGGTAGCGTGAAAGGTCTACTCCCTGAAGATCATCATCGAGCGATTGACCAAAATGGACGGGCTTGAAAACCGACAGGTCGGGAGCAGAGGTGCCGGTAAAAAAGCAGTCCTTGCGCCGCGGCGATACCCGAGCCACCATCGATCCGGTCGTCTGCGCCCGGTGGAATAGTCCTCCGGCATGGAGGGCCACATCGCTCTTCGACCTCCGCCCCGGATGAACACTCCTCCGCCACCGGAGCAACCGCATCATTCCAAGGTGCGGATAATTGCGGTCCAGCTGGGATAATCCCCTTAGGAGGCTCTCCCGAAGTTGACGATCAAGGCTCAAACGAGTATGCAACTTGCAGCTAAACGTGTCTGCGAAGTGCACCTCTTCATCTTGCTTCACCCACCCTCTCAATTGGGCATATTGGGGCAAAGCGTAGGAACTGCGCTCATAGTCAGTTCCCAGCGTCAGTCTGGAAGAGAGAATTGTCCCACTCTCGACCCGCTTGGCCGCCCAATGCCGACCAGCCGTTTCCAATATCCAAGCCTCATTCGCGTCGGCAATGATAAAACTGTTGTCATGACTATAGGAGACATCCTCGTACCGGCAGGCCCCACCCTGCCCATGGCTCTGGAGCAGGGAAATGATAACGTCCAGGGCATCCTCCGCCGTACCGCCGCGCTCAAGACCCAATCGTACCAGGTCCATCCCGATCAGGCCCGGTTCGGATTCATGATCCCGGGTGAGAAGCGCCTCACAGCCGATAATCACACCCTGGTAATTGGCACCCATCTCACCACCCCAGGTCCACCACGGCTTGCTGAGTACAATGCTATAGCGCTGAGGAACTTGAAGGATGGTTATGTGGGTGCACTTGACCAGAGTATTAGCATCGTGTTCCACAGCTGGTTGCGTTATGATTAGCTGGCACTCTCCCGGCTCCCGGTTGTTATTCTTGCCAAAGTACATGGCACCATCGGGGCTGGCTGCAGCAGGAATGACCATCGTGCTCGACATAGGGTTGATAAGCTATCGTTCGTTACCCTGCTACGTCCAAGATTTTCTTATGCCAGTAAGGCAAGCGAACCACCCGCCAGGATGACATGATGGAGAAATGCAAGGATGAGGTGTGGAAAATGGGGTGGGATGATACCCACTGCCCAGCCGCCGGAATAAAGAAACCCGCAGCTGGGTTGCTTTTCTATAAGCTGTTCAGATAATCACTAGAGAGTCCCAGAGATCGGGCCGGCGATCGCTGGTCCCACACTTAGAGTATGTCTTTCAACGCTTCCAGTTTGGCTGCCAGCTTCGACCTCCCGGATAAGCTGGTCACATCTACCGT is part of the Candidatus Neomarinimicrobiota bacterium genome and encodes:
- a CDS encoding C69 family dipeptidase — encoded protein: MVIPAAASPDGAMYFGKNNNREPGECQLIITQPAVEHDANTLVKCTHITILQVPQRYSIVLSKPWWTWGGEMGANYQGVIIGCEALLTRDHESEPGLIGMDLVRLGLERGGTAEDALDVIISLLQSHGQGGACRYEDVSYSHDNSFIIADANEAWILETAGRHWAAKRVESGTILSSRLTLGTDYERSSYALPQYAQLRGWVKQDEEVHFADTFSCKLHTRLSLDRQLRESLLRGLSQLDRNYPHLGMMRLLRWRRSVHPGRRSKSDVALHAGGLFHRAQTTGSMVARVSPRRKDCFFTGTSAPDLSVFKPVHFGQSLDDDLQGVDLSRYHEESLWWRHEKLHRALLLAPRLIADYSKERDELERNMVTELATEKGRQLAHTRNKLREDLLKWEESWIGKVASVKSSFLALGPFAFYWKRQNRRDGIEL
- a CDS encoding NAD(P)/FAD-dependent oxidoreductase, with translation MYDLVIIGAGAVGLCIARYFQVERGWQCLVVEKEADIGRGISSRNSEVIHAGLYYLPGSLKANLCVEGKEQLYKYLERNNLPFRRCGKYVIASPDQEAELRQLAERGSINGVTDLELVEGKEIRRLYDQLSCYPALYSPSSGILSVDSWLRHLAGEFQAAGGDLVVLTRFTDMTTIPGGYDLVMMDAGGDTITIQAERVVNAAGLDSLDVANQLGFDYAQRDFLIKYCKGSYFKVPAARGLFRHLIYPLPDAKSLGIHVCLDLLDEVGLGPDAQYLAENVLDYTIDPSKEDEFRRQVCRYWPAVDQYILEPDWAGIRPHLFVGGEYHTDFYIAEESSAGCPGWVNLFGIDSPGLTAAPAMGPYLETLWG